TGGTTTATTCAGAAATATCAAAGCCTTTATAAACACTACCGAGCTTGTGGCTGACAATACAGAAAAATAGTTTAGAGAAATTTAGTTCAAAAAGCTTACTTTAAATCGCAAAGATGATTAGCTGAAGCAATAAGCTGGAAAACAGGCAGGGACTGCCATATTCTACTATGAATGGTCCTATTAAACAAACCCGGCTTGCTTTGTATGCCTGCAGAATCAGGGCAAGCAACCAGTTTCACCAGAATCCACAGAAACCAGCACACAAACAGCCTAATAGCTCTCTCAACATCCAGCAGCTATCCTGATGAATGACCAATACTGAAGGCATAGATAGTATCATTAGATATAGATGCCTGCTGTAAGTGTTTCTATTAAACAGACATAATGATCCAGAAGTCAATGTAATACCTTTTTGATATAGTCTGATACGCTATTTACGACATACATTTCTTATAAAATGTGCAAAGAAAGTGTTCAAGTCTATCTTAGCACATAGAAACACCCCAGTGCCTTAATCAGGCAGATTTAAAAGCCTGATTCAACTGAAGCTTTACTGCCACAGTGACTAAACTTGCTTTAAGGAGTTACCACAAATATCAAAACCCCAATAAGCATCTGCCTTGTTTAACTGAAGAAAGGCTACATAGCCCTGGCAAGATCTTAAAGTACATCACACactaaaaaaatcagaaattagcAATAAAGCATTGATTTTGCTGCATGCTCTGCTTTTaaagagtggaaagaaaaaacctCTCACATTGTGCTCAAAACAAGTTAACTCAATGGCCTTCCAAGTTTTCCCCCAATCCTAAAGTCAAGCAAGCTTACAGCTCCCACAGCAACTTCAAAGCCAATGAGAGTTTCATTTCATTGTAAGACATACACAATAGCAAACTATCTAGATCCTCATATACTTTTATTTTGTAGCCACATCTCTAGCACGCTTTACTTGTACTTCATACAGGAATTATATACTTAAAAGTTAAGCGCTTTTAGTGTAGTTCCTACCCGAAACTAGCTGGCTTTCTATGTACTCTTGAAATTTCTGGTTGGCACAAACCCAAgtcaaaagagaaacaaagcaaaccatGATCAAACCAACCACTAAGAAAAGCCAGTAGCCACATCAATATAATTTCACTTTGATTTAGGGTGCTATCTAATAGATTTATTTAAAGTTTCAACAGACTATAGCTCCAGACTTTATCTTTCTTGGAAGACACTACAATAGAAGCCACAGTAGAGACTGCCTTGTCACAAGAGGTACAAATACTTGCTGTATAGATGGAGAAATAAAAGGACAAATCTAGTTGTCTAAAAGACAATTCACTGTAcacattttatttacagttttgtaCACTGTCTTAATATGAATGGGACCGCTTTTCTACTTGAGCCATTTTAACCAAAGCAAAATAACCTAAGTAATACAAAGTGTTAAAATACAGCATAAGATACAAAAACAGACATACTATTTCTAGTAAGGAATGTAAATTATggtgttacattaaaaaaatccacaattaTGTTTAGGAAATCGCACAAACAGATCACTGATTTGACTGAAATGCATAAATTTGTAGCAAAGCTCTGATgttacaaaaaaccaaaaaattaccAAAGAATGCACAAAATTAATGTTTATTCCACCTTTGTCATATTCCCAAATTCTTCACCAAATGTTACATGAGCAAAAACAACTGAAATCAAAATACCACTAATGTTATCAAAtagggaaaacaaataaattaatctaGCAGCCATCAGCATAGGTTACAGCAAAGACGATGCTGTATAAAAAAATTGCTAGAAAACTGTATGCACCATACTCTTTTCCAAACCAGCAAAATGTTACTGCATACAATGCAAATGTAAAACAGAGTAATTTCCTGCAGGTACAGAAATGCAACTTCTTTTCTGAATACTGTggataaacaatttttttttgtaatagtaATGTTTCTACCAAGCTATTACAGAGTGGGCCAGGAAAACATTTATGGATTCAGGGGGTGAAGTGTACTAAAATTCTGATTGGTAATGTTACTTCAACCAAAATAGAAAAAATTGAACACAGAAGTACAAGACAAAGGCGAATGAGACTTCTCACAAATCTTAGCAACACTTAGATGGAAATCAAATTTAAATGTAGTCCACTCTGCTTTTGAAGAGGCTTTGGTTCAGCTCCCAAATCTCGATTGCTTGACGCAGTCTCCTATGAAAGAATACTCAGAAGGTGTCGTCTTAAACAACAAACCTATTTTTAGTGGTGGAGCCGCTCTTAGTAGCTGTGTCTGCATGGGACTGGTAACCAATCACTATCTTTGGAGGAAGTCCTAATCTTTCCTTGTATACTCtcctggagaaaagaaataaaacaacagtTTAAGCAAAGGAAGGAATTAGTAACAGGGCACCTGCTTTTAAGATCTGCTGACACCTTCATGAAAAATGGTTGCCTATTTAGAAACAATTTCTCAGGTATGAATAAAGAACTTCAAACAGGATTTTTCTAGTTTATTGCACCTAAAATCAGTTTATACTCCTGTATGAACAATGACAAGCGCTTGCCAAAAAATAATTAACAGGCCTACATAAACACAGAACGCAGAACACTGCATTCACCTGAGTATCATGAATATCAACAAGCTGTATTCCCACGTATAGAAACAAAACCACCATGAAGAAGTCATGGTCCATGACTGCAGAACTACTAAGATGATAAAGTCACCTGAACCAAATAAACCAGCAATTCCTTGGAACACTCAGTTTTTCTCACCACACATCTCAGTTGCACAAATCTGCTGTCTTTAACTACTGATAGAAAGCAGACACCCATCCCCCCTATTCATTATGGTACTGGTCATGGGCAGCTACCCAACAGGACCTTTAAGAGAAGTCAGCTTGGATCTTTTGCCTTAAGAGGAAGAAGCTGCAGTACCTGCCTTACACAGACACACTGTGTTCCTTAGCACAGAGTGAGATGCAAGCCACTAATGGCACTAGGCTGCAAGCCCTAACTAAACCACAGAACAAGCCTGTTCAACTGTTaacaaaactacattttttttaaacttacccTAGTCATATGGAGCAGTTTACAGGACTAGAGCTTACCTCTATTTTAATTGTTAAATAAAAGCTTGATGTATTGTCTTTGGAGTTATGGCAACATGACAGCAGGTAGTCAACATAACTTACCTTAGTCACTGTGTCAGTTTGCAAAACCTTGAATTTTTTTACAGTTCTAATGGAGTCATCTTAGCTCCTTAGTTAAGGGTCAATACCATTCTAAAAATGCTCTTTGATGCCTACCAGGTTTGATGTCAGCTTACTCTCTACTAGCAGATGTGTATCACAGTTCTGTTTATTGCTAAACACTTACCTTTCAAGTCTAAACATGATTGTATAATACAATTGTTAGTATAAGGCAGACCCCATCAGATTCTTAAAGGCCCAAATGAGGAACGTGTCAAGAGAGTCACCCAGTAAATGAAAATGTTAGCAAGCTACTATGCCTGACAGTTAAAAGTTTGGCCTAAGGCAGATGTGCTAAAAtgggaagataaatattttcattgactTGCATAGGTTAAGTGGCCTACAGTGACTGAATTTAACAGCAAGTTTGAAGCATCAATACTACAGCATAAGAAGAAATCCACTAACTTTAGCAATTCTTGCCAAATAGCAGAGCACAACATGCATTTTCCATAGTACAGACTCATGATAATCTGGGATGACTACTGTTGCTTACTGGAATGAAGATTACATGCTATTACACATGTCAAAATCCATGAAGTTCAGCATTATTTGATTTGTATTTAAACAGACAAAACAGTAGGAAAACATTTGTAGTTTCACAACATATCACTGTCCAGCTTTTTCAAATATAAGGACATCCTTGGGAGTTTAAAATTTAGAGCACCTTTCCTCTTAGTTGTGAGCATTACTTTCCTGAGAAAAATCTTATCAATGCTCTACTGTTACCGGCTACACACCTTTGCAAACTGGTGTGCTGCAACAGAATCTACACTATCTACGGGTATTGATTACAATGCCTCATTgtaaaatgaaaaacttctgCCAGGATTTGTGTTCAATTCTTTATTATTTCTAAACTACAGCAAAGGTAGTGCAGCAGTACAAAGAAGTTACTAACGTAAGTCCATacaaaaatctataaaataagGCCAATAATTTGGCACTGAGTTACTTAAACTTGGGATACAGCTCTGCACAGCCTACCTTTGCCTGAAGTACATTCTCTATCAAATTCACTGGCTTTACATGCATTGTTACATTTCATACATTCAAGACACAATCACATTACTTACCCTATATGCGTAACAGCATCCCTGTTTTCACATTCAGTTGTCCATATTGCTATTTTATCACCCTTAGTTCTAACATTAACAACAGCACCACATACATCATCACTGTAGTCATCAAAGGACTCCCCAATAAGGCACAGCAGCTACAAAACAAAGATTAACCATTAAAAGTGGCAGTTCAAAGTCAGAATCCTGCTTCATAGGCAAACACTCAATGTACACAAAGGACTGCAGAATACTACATTTTACTGTTTGTAGCCACTTGCCATACAGCaatcattttctgtttattacagTATCTTCATGAAGCTCCAAATGTTACAAGTGAACATAATCTCAGTTGTAGTAGGGTATTGTCCTCCTATTTTGGGTTTGCCATCTCTCCTCCTGTCCCAGCAGAGGCAAGTTCTGAAACAGCTGATCACTCATATAGTATTGActcccatccccatcctcccAATCCAAGACGAGGTAAGAATTAAAGGAATTTAGTCTTCTTTCTAAAGTATGTTTAACACAGGCAGACAAACCTGAAATGGTAGGTCTTGACATTCATTATCTAGGAAGAACCTGTAAAGAACTAATTAGGCAGCATGTCAGCTATGTCAGGTCCAACTCTGATTCTGAAGTATATCAATTCAGAGGCAAATCAGACTGCAACTTAGATGAAGAGTGCTATGTAATGAAGCACTGCCTCCTATCAACACATTCAGGAAGCTCAAGAGTTCCCACAGACTCTGAAGTGGGAATCGGTCATCCTGAACAGTGTGTAATGCAAGTGCAACAACACAAGTATACAAGTAACTCAAGACTCTTCCCCCACAGATTTCTAATGGTGAAGCTGGGAATTGACAGAGGTGGCATACTCCAGTTCAGGAACATCAGACTGGTTAGGTCACATCCCTAAACAACATACTAACTGAAACTACTTGAAATCTTCAGCTTGCAACTTGTAAAATAACTGTCAGATATTCAAAATTGAGAATTTCTTGTGGTTAAGACAGACTCATCTAGTCCATGCTGAATTAGAAATCCTTCTGCACACTGAAGTATTAATCTCTAAATGGACACTTGTTTACTTCACTTGCACAGTATGTTAAATACACTGCCATTATATTAATTTTCCAGAATCACTTATAACATTTGGAAATTCAACACACTTGCAACTTTTTGAACAAAGCAGGTCTTTGAGTACCCACGAGAGCTGCAAGGGCTGACTTCATCAAGGAAATACAAAAAGGACAAAGTGTCCTACTGAATAAATCAGGTATAACTAGGCAAACCTTAAATGTTACACCCAAATGCAGGCTGCACACATTCACCAAGTAATGAAAGCCATAAATTTTTAAGTTTAAACCACACACAAACATTCAAAATACAGATCAACACTTTAGCACATATACAAGCAAAGATAACTACCATGCTCAATGAACACTAATCGAGTACACTCTTCATGAATGCTGCACAACAGAGGAAAAAGTCTTCTCAAAGTTTACAGTTAAGAATGGTAAAGTTCATTACATTACAATAAAAAATTTGTTGCAAAGTGGAGTGATAAAGGAGGCTCTGATTTTTATTGGAGAAAGTTGGTTACAAATAGTTACTGGAATTGACAGGGTTGTTTTAGAGCACATATCCCAGTCACTTGGGTATTTGGGCTCTGTGCCATTGCTTGCTGCTGAACAaaaagcagagctctccagccTTACGTCTACATAGACTTGCTACATGTTTTCAATCCATATGTAATGGCTATTAAGAATCAGAGGGACTCATACAGGCATTTAGGTAGAGAGGCCAAATGCACAGAGCAAGACATTCAGTTACTTACATGCAGTCATACTGCCTGGTAGTAGTATAATGCTCACAAATCCCTTCTTCAGATCACTACTACAGTGACTAGAAAGATCTTAATAGCTCAGGTGTTTTGGACACCTTTGCTTTGATCCTGAAGGCCATTTCTCCCTTTCAAAGGTGTGAAATACTTCTTGCCTCTCACACAAGCAGAGAAAAGAGGTCAGGTATCTGTAAGACTGCTTTGCGTTCTACTGTCTGCAATCCATGCCCCTAAAACCCAGATCACACTAAACTGTTCTAGGCTATCCTGAGTCAGTTCCTAGACAGTACAGCTGTATCCTTTTCTACAACACATTTACTGCTACCCACATAATCTCTAGAAGTATTTACCATTCAAAAAAATCTATTCCAAGGAGATAACAGcaatggaaaaaagtatttttatagtgTACATACAGGAAGATTGTGCTATTACTTGCCCATCCCAGTGTTAAGATAAGCacagaaggaacaaaaataaatctgaaactcCCTTGTTTCAGCAAGACTAAAATCTGAAAACTATTCACTTTGAGTATTTTACAAATAACTTGTTACATTTAAGCAGTTAAATTTGGGAGTGACACTCAAGACAAAGTATTATTTTCCCACTAGCTCGACAGCAATTCCGTATATTCCACAGGAAAAGGTTAATCTGTCCTGCAGAATTATCTCTATTGCTGCCCATTACAAGAAAGTATTCAACAGACTACAACTACACTAAGCATTGCTATTGAAAAATCATGTATCAAATACTGCCTGTCAATAAAAATTTACACTATGCTGCCAGGAAGTTAGAAGTCTAGTGTGGTGCACAAAGGACAAACTagttaaaacattaaatattaaatataaatgccAGATTCTTCAGTTGCAACTTGTAAGGCCATAGTGCTTACTGTCTCTAGCCAGAAGCGATCAAGGTCACTTCGTCTCTGCTGTTTGTTTAGTGTAATTAGCCATCGTCCTCCTCGCttgtttttttcatcttcccACATGGGTTCAATCCCATCCTGCAAAGAACAGCCATAAGTTAAATCAGACTTGATCTGTATTTTTCCTAAAGAATAACCAAAAGGCCAGTGATAACTGAAACAGCAACTCAAGAAAAAAGTGTATAGTTCAAGATACATACCAGTCCAGAAATACTGTCTCATACCAATACCAAAGTCCCAAAACAGCTTAACAAGTGCATGTTCTctaatgaatttttatttctacagAAGAATCACAGCTTGGGCAAAAAGTCCTGGCTATACAACATTACATAAAAAAATGTGGGAACAGGCAAAGTCAACTATCCACTTTGCCCCATATGAAACCAGATAAAATTAGCAGGTACATTCTGGAGCCCTTATTTTCAGTCTTGGACTCAGTGCAACACTGACCAAGTGCTTCACTTATGCATAAGGATTACTTCACTGAAACAGACACCCTTGGCAGTCTATCTCAGTGACTTCCTGCACACACAAGGTGAGAATAAGAGGATTTTGTCAGGGCCACAAAAATCAACACACCATTTAGAAGCAAGCTGCATTCTGATTCATGCTTTATCAATGGCTCTGCACTGAATTAAATGACTCTGGATGCACTGATCCAGCAAAGCTGCTAGCTGCCACTCCCATATCCACCAGCCACACTGCACCTCAGAAAAGTCAGTCATTAAAAAGGCAGGCAACTGCCTAGACAGAGAAATTCATTTAAGAACTGTCTATTAAGAGAGCTGCACTACAGAACTCTGCCTGCAAACTAAGTGTTCAACATGCAGGATGGAGTGGTGCCAGCTCACTTTAAATTTAAACGCCTTCACTGGCAGCTGCAGAGCTCAAACTACTTCATCACCTTTAAGAGGCACTCTTAGTAGGTCACGATTGAAGGACAACAGCAAGAAACTGCTCAGAAGCCTGCAACAGTTGCCAATGCTGCACCCATTCCATGCATTTAAATAACTGATTGCTGATTGATAATAAGCAAACCCAGAATAGACACACATACTTAAAACACAAATTTAGGATTCATGTAAAAAATGCAAGCATGATCCATAGATATCCTAGCCTCTGAAGGGCCTACAGCTTCTTAAAATTTGCTAGTAAGGTTTCTCAGTCACCTAAATTATTGCCACCTTCCCAAACCCAAGCAGCACCACCTCTTCACTACCTACAACTGCTGGGGTTTACAAACTATGCACACAGACTACTGAAGAGTCCCAGTCAGTAGTTATGTTTTATAAGCAAAGGAGGAACAAGGCACCAGTACTTAGGGCATTATTTAGGTATCTGAATCCAGAAAGGAAGCTGTATATTAGAAGCACTTTGGGAGAGGTTAGGATTTAATTTACAGCTCCAGTTCAGATCTCCACTCCAGCCCAGGATTTCATGTACACTTTCTCATCAGCATTTCCTATTCACCAGTCTGAAGACTTCCTCAGCACACTTTAAGTGTCAGCATTGGGTACAATTTTCTATGAATAATACAGCACTTAACTGGTggtataaaaattaattatagaatCATCTGGCTAGTAGTGCTCAAAGAATACTGGAGAACATTGCAGCCTCCCACAGAACTTGGACATTTTAACTCATTTCATGTCACACTAAATGACAAGAGCTGGAAAATCTTCCATATCAAAATTGAGACTTAAGTATTTGCACAAAGCTCAAACATAGAATGAGGACAAACACAGCAACAGATTAAAATGTACTGTCTGTGAAGTGTGTTAAAGTACTTGCATTTTCAGAACTAGTGacagcctgattttcagaggacATGTGTCctaaaaaaattaacatctttaGGATGTTCCCAGCCATGTTCCTAAATAtctgaagtgaaatatttggacAGTGTCTTGCTTAGTCAGGAAACCATCCACCAACATCcataactgaagaaaaaaggtTAGCAAGCATACCTTAAAGAGCGAGTAGTCACAACCAGGCATTAAATTACTAGAGAGCTGGATATGGTTGTATAAACTattggagggaaaaaagcaggatTAAAAACTAAGCATTATTTTAACATACaaaattcttaaataatttaagacaTATGactgaataaaatacaaaaattaaaaagcatttatgtTATTTCAGAAGCAACCCTATTTCCTAAGTATTTTTCAGCAGTCTAAAAGCATTAGCTTTAAAATGTTCTGGgcaattcagagaaaaaaaatcaaaggagtACATACTGTCTCCTCTAGCaagcagatgctttttttttcctgcactgttaAGGTCAGACTTCAGTAACAGGCCTGCACATATCACAGTAACCTGTAGTTCAAGACCAACTAACATTCAGGCATGGTCCAGCACCAAAAAGGAAATTAACTACTGTAATGTTCTAAAAATTAGAAATCAGGCACAGGAATTTCCAAAGCCAGTTATAGATTTATCAGCTTCCCTACTTTAAGTTTACCTTAATCTTAGTATTTTCTCCCCAGAACACACCTATTTCCCACTCCACACACAATGGAGGCATAACTTCTCAATTGCTTGTGACTGATTTTGTACCTTGACTGCAGACATCCAGATTACGCACTTCTTTTAATTACTCAGACCATCTTGGTTATAAGAGGTCAAAAACTTACCCTTAACTAACTTTAGTAGTGAGCTTCAAACACTTTAGCCTCCCATTACATACCCCAAGACTGCAAACTACTGTTCACCCAACAATTAGTCACCCCCACAGTAGAAATGAGAAAGCTGGTTACAAGCACAGAATCCTATTTGCCTCCCTCCAACAACTGCACTGATAAAGACTTGTTCAacattttaatatctttatttcttCCCTGTTGGAATGGGTCACTGATGGGTCTCATTATTCCGCTTAGACACACCATCACTCCCTTACTGATCACAGCCAAAAGAAGGTATGCAACCTGAAGAACCCTACCACTCAATGTAGCACACAACACtaagaaagataaaaaagcaTAATGCATTTTCTTCACCCTCAATCTTATGTCACTTGTTATTTCCTCCATATTTCATCACTATGGCAGACAAAATCTTCCAAGCCAGCCACCTGAATTTGACTGAAGTGTTTGGAAAGCACAGGCCTACCTTCAAAGGCTTTGTTCTTGCTGTTTGAGCCTAACTGCTTTCACAGACCTTCAATTTAGAATGAAGGCAGTTTCTTCTGTAACCTCTAATGAACTTCTTTCAAGGATGTGCTCCGGATTCAGCCACACTTACACATCTGAAGTGAGCCAGCTGTCTGAGAATTTAATCAACTAGCAAAATTTGGGACTGAGGGAGTGACAATCAGTTGGCTCCAAAAACTTACAAATTCATGTTACTGTGAGATCAGTACtgcaaaatacaattttctaCACGTCACATACATACGAATATAAGTAGTGTTGCAGTATTAACAGCAAGACAGTGGAGAAGTTCTTCATACTTTAAATGCACAATCACATTTTCTTCAAAGGTTACATTCTACTACATCCTGAAGAATGGGGTAGGCCTCACCTTCAATTTTGCAAACATCTCAAATTACACCTAAAAAGTTGCATTTAATGCAGTACTTTGGTTTGACTTTGGCATAAGTTTTGCCAACATATGCCAGGATTACGACAGATTGAAAAACCTTTACTTACGCCCAAAAATCTTCAACAGTATCAAACTTTGAAATAAGACGAAGATTTGCTTGCCAAGTTTTGctcttgtcatttttaaaaaaccaGAGTGCCCatctaaaggaaaacaaagtaaaataatagcatctagaaattatatgaaaaatataattcattATTGGTATTGTAATATCCAAATGAATTGCAAACCTTGAGAGATTATTAGCATGGAAGTTTTCATCAATAAGATACAAAAGAAACTCAGTTCTCAAATTCAGCTCTTTGCAGATCAACAATATTTGTGTCCCCATTACAAAAATCATGGCAGACTTGATTAATCCGTTTAGGTAAATATTTCAAATAGTTTTGAATCATTTCTAAGACTCTAAACCCCTAAGCCTCAGATGTTTCTCCCTGCTACCACTGCTAAACTGCAATCCCCTACCACAAATAACTGATTATGTTCTAAAACAACACCAACTATTTAAACTAAGAGCACAGCTCCCTTTCCAGTAATTTCGTTGTAAAGGTTCTAAAAGCTAATTATATCACTCCAAAGCTATACATGACATGGAAGTTTCCCAAGCACTCACATCCCAGGAGAGCataaattttaaaagggaagctGCTTTAGGCTTACTAATGGTAACAATCTTTAAAAAGCCAACAACTGCTGTAACTTTTTAAATCTGTATACATGAAGACATGACTAAATGACAAAATTTCCATCCAATTTTATTCATCATTCTCTGCTGAGTACAAATCTCAACACATATAAATTGAACCTTTACACACAGATGTTTTTTAGATAAAAGCatcatttaaaatgctaaaataggATACCTGATGAGGCATTTAACAAAACaggcttatttttcattttgatagttGCAGTAGTGTTGAAATCACTCAGGTTAGCACTAGAGTAGATATATCTTCTCACAGCTGAGTACTTTAAATCACCAGGTGTCAATCTATTGTTTTGAGACCTGTCCTGACATTTCAAACcttgttttaaaagtttaataTTTTCCAGTAATAGCCCCACTACCACTTGTAAAGGAGGGTTAGCACCAGTTTCATCAAAGTGtttagaggaaaaagaggaaggataGAATTTGAAAGACAAGGGAAAATGGGATGCACACAGCATAGCGCTACAGTGCAGAGTGGTTTTCCACACTTACTCAAAACCTAGAAAAAGAGTAAGGTGCCATTTGGTAAAAAGTTCACTTCGGAGCAGCACCCACCTACCAACACTAAGTATTGAGCACTCCACATCAGCTCTTCAGCTTACTTGGAGAAAACTACTTCCTAGCATCTCTTTTTGAAGTATATGTATTCTGCTGGAGTCACTTTTGTGCACATTTAAAGGAACTCAACCTGTAAGCTTATAGTATCTTTATTGCAGAAAGGTGGTTCAAGTCAAGGTTTTCAAGTGCAAAGCTTCTTGGTAAAGTCCTCACTGTCTCTATAGCTCAGTAAAAAGCAAAGTAGTagcttttaaagcttttaagACGTACCTGGTTTTGCACACTGAACACAGAATTTAGTAAGAGGGTTTTAGTTTTTCAGTAACTTTTCTTAACTATAATTTTTAACTAttgctcttgttttttcttgttaaacaAGGAAATTTA
The sequence above is drawn from the Strix aluco isolate bStrAlu1 chromosome 4, bStrAlu1.hap1, whole genome shotgun sequence genome and encodes:
- the EIF4E gene encoding eukaryotic translation initiation factor 4E isoform X2; the encoded protein is MATVEPETTPNPQPSEEEKTEPAPSQEVASPEQYIKHPLQNSLYNHIQLSSNLMPGCDYSLFKDGIEPMWEDEKNKRGGRWLITLNKQQRRSDLDRFWLETLLCLIGESFDDYSDDVCGAVVNVRTKGDKIAIWTTECENRDAVTHIGRVYKERLGLPPKIVIGYQSHADTATKSGSTTKNRFVV
- the EIF4E gene encoding eukaryotic translation initiation factor 4E isoform X1, with the translated sequence MATVEPETTPNPQPSEEEKTEPAPSQEVASPEQYIKHPLQNRWALWFFKNDKSKTWQANLRLISKFDTVEDFWALYNHIQLSSNLMPGCDYSLFKDGIEPMWEDEKNKRGGRWLITLNKQQRRSDLDRFWLETLLCLIGESFDDYSDDVCGAVVNVRTKGDKIAIWTTECENRDAVTHIGRVYKERLGLPPKIVIGYQSHADTATKSGSTTKNRFVV